In the genome of Synchiropus splendidus isolate RoL2022-P1 chromosome 2, RoL_Sspl_1.0, whole genome shotgun sequence, the window AACCAATGAATGAGCAGCAGGATGTGCTTAAATACAAGTCCACGAACAACTTGAGCCATCCATCTTCAGGTCCTTAGAAGCGTTTACGTCAGAATGTCTGGAAGAGGTAAAGGCGCCGGAAAAGCTCGTGCCAAGGCCAAGTCACGTTCATCCAGAGCTGGACTACAGTTCCCGGTCGGTCGTGTCCATAGGCTGCTTCGCAAAGGCAACTATGCTGAGCGTGTCGGTGCTGGTGCCCCCGTCTACCTGGCGGCTGTTCTTGAGTATCTGACCGCTGAGATCTTGGAGCTGGCAGGAAACGCCGCCCGCGACAACAAAAAGACCAGGATCATCCCCCgccacctgcagctggctgtCCGCAACGACGAGGAGCTCAACAAGTTGCTCGGAGGAGTCACCATCGCTCAGGGCGGTGTCCTGCCCAACATCCAGGCGGTTCTGCTGCCCAAGAAGACCGAGAAGTCAAAGTAGATAACCCTGATCCAACAAACCAAcggctcttttaagagccacTCACTTTATATTACTGAGCTCTGGCCCAATCATGTTGACTCTCCGCTCCACTGAATTTAAATGACTCCACAGTGATCAATGGTAATATACAAAATGCATTACTGAAATATAGATCATGATAATGTTAAACTGCGAACTGTCTTCAAAGTGTATTAAATATGGATCTGATGTGCTCAAAGTCACCACATCGTATAATTGAGCGTTTCATGGAAGAGAAATGTATGAACGTGCAGTTGTGAACAAAAGCCCCCCACTCAGCCTCTGgggtgatttaaaataaaactctggtcTGCTGCCTCATGTcagacccatcactagtcagtGAGTAGTTAAATGTGCATATGTTGAGTTCTCCCTGGACTGTAGACAGAAACTGGTGATTGCGCTACTGCAATGAGGTACATACCTGTACAGTATGTCTGAGTGAAGAAAATGTTACACTTAAAAAACGGTTGGCACGAATACACAGGGAAGGTTCTCTTTTGTAATTTGTAATACTTTGCCAGCGAGTaaacatccatttttttcaaatacaaaaccAACTGCTAAATAAGAGAACACGTATCCTCGTGTTTCGGTATCTTTTCATTGTGTGCGTCTCTTTGTGGACAAATGTACTGTAAATGTACTGAGAAATATTCAGCCTCACGATCCCAGCTGAGGTTTGGATCTTGAAAATAAACTTTGCCACACTGATTCGGATGAAGCGCTCCTTGATTATTGCGATTTAAAAAACGCAAAAGAGGATATAATTCCGAGAGACAGGTCCAACTGAGATGAAGAAATGTGGCTCCAAGAATGAAAGTGAGACACTGTCGGAAGAGCCAACGACTTCAGAGTGAAGACAAAAGTGTACAGTTTCACTTGTGATTGCAGCGATGTATGGCATTTGGTCAACCTTGTTGTTTTACTTGTTGGAAGAcggagagagaaaacacaagtgCGGAGCGCTGTCGCTACTTGGAGGAGCTGCAACTGGCTTCACTCTCCACGGTTCTCTTGTATGTTTAAGATCATCATGCTCTCTGCAGCGCCTCAGTCTAGACATACGTCCGCGTGTCACTAGCCGCCATCAGGAAACCTCTGTCCGCTGCAGCATAacgatgtggagaagaacaagGCTCGTGTCAAGACCGCAGTGAAGAAGCTGGTCAGTCAGATCACTGCTCCCCTCAATACTGAGACAGAGTCATGAAAGGCGCCGACCAATTAGCTTTTCAGCATTAACACGCGCATGTGTGGAACAACTCGATGCCTTTATTCTCCATAAACTCTTATTACGGGCGAAAATCttgctcattcattcattcattcattgcttCTTGAATACCAATTCAGAGAAAACGCTTGTTGGTCACTAACTCCGCCTCCAACATCGGCCCTGCTACAACCTCTATATTTCATTGGAGGAAAGAGTTTAAGCTTAGTTGGGACCGCCCTCCATACCCGGACCTATATAGACGCTGCCCTACTCTCACGATCACATCTCGAGTTCGACTCAATTCTAAGCTACCATGAGTGGAAGAGGCAAAACCGGCGGCAAGTCCCGCGCCAAGGCCAAGTCCCGCTCCTCCAGAGCCGGACTCCAGTTCCCGGTCGGTCGTGTCCACAGGCTGCTCAGGAAGGGCAACTATGCTCAGCGTGTCGGTGCCGGTGCCCCCGTTTACCTGGCGGCCGTGCTGGAGTATCTGACTGCTGAGATCCTGGAGTTGGCTGGAAACGCCGCCCGCGACAACAAAAAGACCAGGATCATCCCCCgccacctgcagctggctgtCCGCAACGACGAGGAGCTCAACAAGCTGCTCGGAGGAGTCACCATCGCTCAGGGCGGCGTCCTGCCCAACATCCAGGCGGTTCTGCTGCCCAAGAAGACCGAGAAGCCTGCTAAAGCCAAGTAAAGGCTCCAACACCACaaaggctcttttcagagccacccacttTCAACTAGAGAGAAGTTCATCGATCAAATGTACTTAATGGCCGTTTTTGTCAAATTTCCACTTTCCACAGCCCAGTAAATATACGTGAATGAATAAACGTACATAAACCGCCATGACTAATGACTGCTTTGTAACATACTGATGTTAAGATGATTGGTGGGAAAATAAtatatatctatttatatatatgaagCTAAAATGAAGACATAAAGAGCTATATGCGCAATATCCACGTATAAATAACATGCAATATGTGCTTCATTTTCACGCTGATGACATATTCTATTGACAGCAACGTCCATGATGCCGTCCCCTCAGTCACACTGGAAAGAATATTTATTCAGGGATATGCAGACGATCATCGTCGTAGTTTTACGAGTAGTAGCCATGTACGTGTTCAACCTCATTGTCTGAATAACGGCATAGTGTCCGAGTGAGATCCCTGTCTCACTTCCAGGAGATTTGCATGAACTTTCTAGTGACGTCATAGTCCACCCTTTTCTCACTGACTGGCTTCGATCACGTCCGTAATGCAGCTTTATATTTGGAGGCAACTCTGGCCATGAGTACTTCGGTTTCAACGTTTGAGCTGCAAGCATGTCTGGCAGAGGCAAGGGCTGACTCTGCTGCAGTTACCGTAAAAATGTCTGGCCGAGGCAAAGGAGGATTTTAACTGACAGCTGCAACCGTT includes:
- the LOC128754853 gene encoding histone H2A type 2-B, which encodes MSGRGKGAGKARAKAKSRSSRAGLQFPVGRVHRLLRKGNYAERVGAGAPVYLAAVLEYLTAEILELAGNAARDNKKTRIIPRHLQLAVRNDEELNKLLGGVTIAQGGVLPNIQAVLLPKKTEKSK
- the LOC128754864 gene encoding histone H2A-like, which encodes MSGRGKTGGKSRAKAKSRSSRAGLQFPVGRVHRLLRKGNYAQRVGAGAPVYLAAVLEYLTAEILELAGNAARDNKKTRIIPRHLQLAVRNDEELNKLLGGVTIAQGGVLPNIQAVLLPKKTEKPAKAK